The nucleotide sequence CTCCTGACTCGATGGTATGCGCCAACTTCTGTGCCCTCAAGATGTTTTGAGACCAAATGGAAGTTTTAAGGCCATAAGgctctttgttcaactttctcaCAAGTTGGGCAGCATCATTATACTTATAAACCGTCACTAGAGGTCCAAAGGACTCCGCTGTATCGAGCCTCATCAGAGACGTGACGTCTCCTAAGACAACTGGTGAAATCGCTGTGTTCTTAAAAGGGTCTATTTCAGATCGATTCCCAAAGATTAGTTTAGCACCGTTCTGTAGCGCATCATCAATTAAATTCTGGATTCTAACAGTAAACTGTCTGTTTCTTTGGGGGATATGATAGTCCGGGTCCTCGAGTAGCTTGGGAGCTATTTGTTGCAACAGCCCCAAAAAGTCCTCGTATACATCTTCGTGAACGTACACCTTATCTGTGGTCATACAGATTTGACCTTTGTGAGCAAATGATCCCCATAAAACTGCTCCTACGgctttttccaagtttgcATCCGACTCAATAATCGCATAGTTCTTTCCTCCAAGTTCTAAAATACAAggcttcaagttcattgcagcaacagcagcgATCTGGCGTCCAGTGGATGTTGATCCTGTGAAGCTCACCTTTTTAATACTCCTATGTTCAATGATTTTTGTGACAAACTCAGGGTTGTTTTCGGGCTGGAAGTGTACAAGCTGGACAGACTTGGGTGGCACACCAGCCTCGTGGAGGGCTTTTACTAGAATATATCctatttttggtgataattCAGAcgtcttcaaaatcactGAGCAACCAGCTGCTAAAGGAGCACACACCGTTCTTCCGGTCAACACTCCTGGAGCGTTCCACGGGGCTATCGCGAGAACGGGCCCCACCGGCTCGTTCACGGTGATGGCTAAGTCGCTCATTTCGGACCTCACCACCTCTCCGTATGTGCCATTCATCTGGTTGACATACTCTTCTAGCTGGTGCACCAATTGATCAGTGTTGAAATGACAAAACCAGGGAGGGATTCCCAATTCCAGCATCAGCTCcatcaactcatctttCTTTTGACGTAATATTTCCACTGCTCGACGCAAAATTTGGATTCTTTCACtcaccttcatcaagtGCCACTGCTCGAACCCTTCTTGGGAACTGTCACAAACGGCATCTATATCATCGACACTCAAACAACTCGTGATATGTAAACACTTCTCATCCTCCGTGTGGGACCGTACGCTGTAATGGCTGTCGGTGTGTATTTCCTGCCCATTAACAAGGAGCGGTATCTTCATGCTTTAGACTTTTGGCTTCTTTTGCGCATCAGAGTTTTAGGTAAACCACTGCGAActtgctgcaaaatattTGGCGGGCCGTATACAGATTATGCTTGAATAAGTTATATACTCTTTATTTAACAAAGAGAGTACTTTAGTGGGTTCCCTTACGGGATAGACACCTTGTAAACCTTATAGTCGGGTGGAGATCAAACGAGATGAAGACCCTTATAGTCTTCAAGACACCCTCTGCAATATTCGTCTATACTCTTCATTCCTTCTTCGACAAATGAAACATTCTCTGCACCTAAATCGCTCAAAGCATTAGCAGCAGCTGTTTTCTTAAATCTCTCACATTTGCGGAGCTCGCTCACAAGCCAGTTGCGGTACTCTGCGTTTGCAACCTCTTTCTCCATGTCATTGAGAATCCTTAACTccatcaaaaccttgtGTCGTTTGACCCCGATCTCCTCAAATGACCTTTTGAGTCCCATGGCTGACTCACGTATGTCTGCATCGATGTACTCCTGTTCCAAATCAACATAACTACCGACATTTCTTATGAACGAAGCCTTGTTAAAAGATTCCAACGACTGCGACTCACCGGCTCCAATCGAACTGTCTTGAAAAGTAAGCTCTTGGATATCCTTCAAGTATACAGCCCTTTCAAGCATAATAGGTTGAGAATTGAATATCTTCAACGCTTTATTGTGGGCTTGTTGTGCGGTCCAGTAGGAAATGCTGgttttggaaatcaaaaacaagttcaacaaaccGGACACGGCAATAATCGCCAATAATAATCGTTGGCCGGTAATCTCTTTGGCATAGCCGAAGATAAAAGCAAGCACCTGAAGCCATTTTTGCTTCATGGACACAATGAACTCAATCAAGGGCTTGACCACTAAGAGGTATACAACCAGCCGTACATCAATGCTACAGACAGGTGCCTCCATATTCTGTTGGACATCTGCTACCGATATGGATCCGTAAAGATAAATGGCTTTACCAACTTGACCTTTATCACCAAGGGTTTTAATAACCCTTTTAAGCCATTGATGCTGTTTGTTCGTTTCACTGATTTGGAATCTGCGCAAAGCTGGCTTCAAGGGAAGATTCAAAGGGgaaacaccaaaaaattGAATGGCTGAATATGTGTGGACAATGCAATTGCTGGAGTTTGAAGCATTTATTACAAACCTCACTTGTGCTGACATTTTTGCCCCGTAGAAATAAAAATACTTCTTCTCGAGAGTTATGTTGTAGTAAACATTTTCCACCATTTTTTCTATTGTTAAAACACCCATAAACTTACCCAGGCCTTGAAAGACTCTTGGAAAACGATAATCAAATGTATTTATCAATTTTCCGTCACTTAACCGAGTCCAAGGACCCTTTAAGACTGCGGAAGCTGACAAAGCACTTGTTTGGAGGAAGAAATGGGAATCATCTCCAAGCATAATATGGCACATGGCCTTAGCGGAAACAGGATATTCTTTTTCGTAATGAACCGAATACTCATTGCTATAGTCAAGTCGGAGATTATCTGAAGATGCCGGTTTCTCTTTGAGTTGAAGAGTTCTCAATGAGTCGTCAACGCTGGGAGCGTGCAGTAGAGAAAGCATGGATTTCTCCTGTTGGTATGCCTTACTAATTTCTACAAGACCAATGACTGTCTCGTTGAATGTTTTGGGAGTTTCTGATTCTTTATTAGAGATTAGGAACTGAAGGTACCGGTAAATAAGTTGACCATCTTCCAAATAAATCttcaccactactgaaTCATTCAAAAGGTGTACAGTCAATTCTTCGTGATCCTCTCGTACCCTTAATTCAACTGCCACCAAGCCACCGATCTTAGATGCCAATAATGATCGAAAACCAGATACTTGGTTGCATAAAAACACACTTCTGTCGGTAATAAACATACGAGAGCATAGTTCCTGGTTAGCGTTTGGCGACCATAAACAATTGAAGCTGACCAAGCAATACTCGTCCGGCGCCACCTCACTTTCAAATAAAGACTTCATTTCAATATCCTGGGAAACAAGAAAATCTGGGTAGCTTTCAGATCGATTATTTCTTATCAGGGACTTGGTATTGAAATCAAATGCCCGAAAGAGACTTGGACCTGCGGGATATTTCTGGGTCTCAGCCTGATATGCCATCCCATTATAAAGATAATATACTCCCCAGTTTACACTCCCCCACAAATTTGCAGTCAATGCAGAAGGAACCGGAGCCGAAGAGGCAATTGAGTTTGCTAGAATGGCTGTCTTGGTGTTACTGGTTACCAAAGGAGGTTTAAACAGGGGAATCTGATAATAAAGGTACTTTTGAAAGTACTTCTCGTGGGGTTTGATTTTAGTAGAAAGGGTATTTGAACTAACAGTGCGGCCATCATCATTCTTTATCTTTGTCTTCAACATTTGCTTATCTACAACAGTATCCATTGTGGAAGCAAACTCCGTTATTAGGGGAGGAAATCGTGAACTAGCGACTATGAAAACGGTTGAATCTTTATCTTCTAGTGATACTCTGCtcttttcattttcaaaaaccTTCAACCATGACTTCAAATCTATCAACGATTCTGCCTGAAGCACGATAACTTGATCACTGGTTCTGACCtcaaaacaaaatcttctATCTTCCTGAGCTGCATACCTTatattcatcaacaccactccAATTTTATCTGTTTCTTGGACAAAGGTCTTGGAAGGACTCAATATAAGCATCCCAAAGACACCACCTGAGATAAAAGCCCATCTTTTAACCCATATTGGCTTGAGGGAGTTCTTTGTCCACGTTTTCATCATAAGATATCCATGCTTCTCAAAAGAAGGCTCGTCTATTTGATTCAAAGTGTACTGGCtgatcaaagaagcatCATAATCTTCAGGCCTAGTGGAAGGATCAAACAACTCGATAGTTGACTCTTCAATCTGTTTTCTAGCCGCTTGAATGTCTTGAATGAATAGTTTTGTGGCCCTGCTGTAGGCATTGGCCCAACTTTTTGTTCGCTCGATCTTCAAAGTAGTTGTTCTAAATACTTCCAGAAACCCAAACACTCCTTCGTTGGTAACGGCTTGCAGCCATATCTTATTACCAATATCGATGAAGTGAGTATCCAATTCTGTCGAAATTTCGTCGAGTAAAACCGCCAAGTCAAGGGAAGCATGAAGATATGCTTTCCTTGTACGGAACAACTGTTGTGAATCTTCAATGGCCATTTCCTCCTGTTTGAACTTCAGAGCCAGCATGTACACCGCAAAATACTGGTCGTAACGTTCTTGGATCGAGTCGAATTGATGTTTCTGACTTTTGTACTTGGCCATTAAGGTGTGCACTTTGGAAACCAACTCTCGTACTGGTTGTGGGTCTACTGAcatcaaattgaagaatgtTTTGAGTAAAACTTCATGTCCATGGGATACACTTTTAAGTAATGGAACGGTTGTTTCTTGATCCAAAATTCCATCATCTGCAAAACTGGGTAAAAGATACTCGGAAAAGGAGCTCATTGTGGCCTTTATTTCCTCCACACGCTTAGGAAGTCGTTCTGCTtcctgaagaagaacactTGCCCAGCTGGAGATGTTGTGCAATTGCCCGTGCAAGTGATTCATAGAGGCTCGAAAACTGGGAGAATCAAGTGCCGCCTCCTTGAACGTAACAGAAATCAACCTGAAACTCGTCCCTTCGTGGGCCAACAGATCCATTGGTAAATTGTTGGCAGAGGCCGTTTCTGAATTCATTGGTGG is from Yamadazyma tenuis chromosome 6, complete sequence and encodes:
- the SIP3 gene encoding SNF1-interacting protein (COG:U; EggNog:ENOG503NWG8); translation: MPPMNSETASANNLPMDSLAHEGTSFRLISVTFKEAALDSPSFRASMNHLHGQLHNISSWASVLLQEAERLPKRVEEIKATMSSFSEYLLPSFADDGILDQETTVPLLKSVSHGHEVLLKTFFNLMSVDPQPVRELVSKVHTLMAKYKSQKHQFDSIQERYDQYFAVYMSASKFKQEEMAIEDSQQLFRTRKAYLHASLDLAVLLDEISTELDTHFIDIGNKIWSQAVTNEGVFGFSEVFRTTTLKIERTKSWANAYSRATKLFIQDIQAARKQIEESTIELFDPSTRPEDYDASLISQYTLNQIDEPSFEKHGYLMMKTWTKNSLKPIWVKRWAFISGGVFGMLILSPSKTFVQETDKIGVVLMNIRYAAQEDRRFCFEVRTSDQVIVLQAESLIDLKSWLKVFENEKSRVSLEDKDSTVFIVASSRFPPLITEFASTMDTVVDKQMLKTKIKNDDGRTVSSNTLSTKIKPHEKYFQKYLYYQIPSFKPPLVTSNTKTAILANSIASSAPVPSALTANLWGSVNWGVYYLYNGMAYQAETQKYPAGPSLFRAFDFNTKSSIRNNRSESYPDFLVSQDIEMKSLFESEVAPDEYCLVSFNCLWSPNANQELCSRMFITDRSVFLCNQVSGFRSLLASKIGGLVAVELRVREDHEELTVHLLNDSVVVKIYLEDGQLIYRYLQFLISNKESETPKTFNETVIGLVEISKAYQQEKSMLSLSHAPSVDDSLRTLQLKEKPASSDNLRLDYSNEYSVHYEKEYPVSAKAMCHIMLGDDSHFFLQTSALSASAVLKGPWTRLSDGKLINTFDYRFPRVFQGSGKFMGVLTIEKMVENVYYNITLEKKYFYFYGAKMSAQVRFVINASNSSNCIVHTYSAIQFFGVSPLNLPLKPALRRFQISETNKQHQWLKRVIKTLGDKGQVGKAIYLYGSISVADVQQNMEAPVCSIDVRSVVYLLVVKPLIEFIVSMKQKWLQVLAFIFGYAKEITGQRLLLAIIAVSGLLNLFLISKTSISYWTAQQAHNKALKIFNSQPIMLERAVYLKDIQELTFQDSSIGAGESQSLESFNKASFIRNVGSYVDLEQEYIDADIRESAMGLKRSFEEIGVKRHKVLMELRILNDMEKEVANAEYRNWLVSELRKCERFKKTAAANALSDLGAENVSFVEEGMKSIDEYCRGCLEDYKGLHLIPLLVNGQEIHTDSHYSVRSHTEDEKCLHITSCLSVDDIDAVCDSSQEGFEQWHLMKVSERIQILRRAVEILRQKKDELMESMSELGIPPWFCHFNTDQLVHQLEEYVNQMNGTYGEVVRSEMSDLAITVNEPVGPVLAIAPWNAPGVLTGRTVCAPLAAGCSVILKTSELSPKIGYILVKALHEAGVPPKSVQLVHFQPENNPEFVTKIIEHRSIKKVSFTGSTSTGRQIAAVAAMNLKPCILELGGKNYAIIESDANLEKAVGAVLWGSFAHKGQICMTTDKVYVHEDVYEDFLGSLQQIAPKLLEDPDYHIPQRNRQFTVRIQNLIDDALQNGAKLIFGNRSEIDPFKNTAISPVVLGDVTSSMRLDTAESFGPLVTVYKYNDAAQLVRKLNKEPYGLKTSIWSQNILRAQKLAHTIESGGVNINGPTVYDEPTVPHGGVKESGYGRFNSKWGLQEFSYIKTITMSE